The nucleotide sequence GAGTTTATGCGGGTGGATAAAAGTGGGGATATATTCTCCAACTTCTTTTCCAACTTTTGGAGGCAACTCAAAGACCCCACCCGCTTTACATTCTTCAAAGTTCCTGCAAAGGATGCCGTTGAAACAGCCGAAAAAATGCAACAACAGGTTAACGCCCCCACCAAAGAGGGCGAAGCTGTTATGGCTAAACATGAGGTCAAAGAGCCAAAGGAACAACAACAAGAAAATAAAAAAGATATGGAAACAGCACAAGAAACACAGGCAAAGCCTGAAACAGCACAGGCAACGCCCCAAGCAAACGACTATCGTTTTAAAGAAAATGATATTGATTGGAAAACGATGGAACAAATAGGCATAACCAAAGAGCGGCTTGTAAAAGACGGTACGATGGAAATGCTGTTAAAGGGCTATAAGACCAATAAGGTTTATCCGGTAGCTATCAATTTTGGTACTGCCGTAATCCGTTCGGAAGCAAGGTTAGGATTGCAAGCCGGAGAAGATGGAAAGCCCGTATTTGTAATGTATGGTGTCCGGCACGAACCCAACCTACATACACCTTTCTTCGGTCACGAGTTTACCAAAGAGGACAGGGATAACCTGCTCAAAACGGGAAATATGGGGCGTGTCGTGGATTTGACCTATCCCAAGACTGGCGAAGTAGTTCCGTCTATTATCAGTATTGACAAGCTGACAAATGAGGTTATAGCCTTACGACAGGATTGGATAAAAGTACCGGACGAAATTAACAAAGTGAAGCTCACTGACCAGCAAAAAATTGATTTATACGAGGGTAAGCAAATTTATTTAGAGAATATGGTTTCGCAGAAAGGGAAAACATTCAGCAGTGATGTTCAATACAATGCCGACAAACGTTACCCGGAATACCTTTTTGACAGAGGCGAAAACTACAAACAATCCCAAAACCACCAACAATCACAAGGTCAATCGCAGGAAAATCCAAGATTATTCAGGGGTAAGGAATTTAACGATGAGCAATATAAAAAGCTCACCGAGGGCAAGACGATTTATGTGGCGGATTTTAAGGACGGGAAAGGACAGCCTTATAAGGGGTACGTCACTTTGAATGCCGACACAGGCAATTATAATTTCAGTTTCAGGAACCCCGACAAACTGAAAGACAAAATTGTTCCGACAGAAACCCATAAAACGCAGGTTGCCGTCAATTCCGAGGGAAAAACCAATGAGGCAACCAAGAATATAAACGAGCCTTTAAAGCCCCAACAAAACGCCCCTATCAACAAACAGCAGCAGGAAAGGCAGCAGCCACCGAAAGAAAATAAATCAAGAGGCGTAAGAAGATAATCACTAAAAAGGAAAAGACATGAAAGCAATTATTGCAGAAAAACCAAGCGTAGCCCGTGAGATAGCCGCCTTGTTGGGAGCCACCGATAAAAAGGATGGCTATATAAAAGGCAACGGCTATCAGGTTACGTGGGCATTCGGGCATTTGGTAGGATTGGCTATGCCGGAAGATTATGGGTTATCGGGTTTCCAAAGGGAAGCCCTGCCCATATTGCCCAACCCTTTTTTACTGACGGTACGGAAAGTAAGAAAGGAAAAGTCTTATGTTCCCGATAGCGGAGCGGTAAAACAGTTGAAAACCATTGAGCAGGTTATCGGTCGCTGCGATAGCATTATCGTTGCTACCGATGCCGGACGTGAGGGTGAACTCATTTTCAGGTACATTTATGAATACCTGAAATGCAGCAAGCCCTTCCAACGCTTATGGATAAGTTCACTGACCGAAAAAGCCATAAAACAGGGGTTTGATAACCTGAAACCCGGAAGTGATTTTGACGGTCTGTATCGAGCCGGACAAGGACGGAGCCAAGCCGATTGGCTTGTCGGCATCAATGCTTCGCAGGCATTGAGCATTGCAGGGCGTGGCGTGTACTCGCTCGGACGTGTACAAACGCCCACGCTTGCCCTTATCTGCAAACGGTATTTGGAAAACAAAAACTTTACCGTCAAAAAATATTGGCAGGTGCAGTTAGAACACCGCAAAGAATTTGTGGATTTCAAAAGCCTTTCCAAAACCAAATGGGAAGATAAAAAGCTGGCAGACGATACGCTCAAATCCATTGAACGTGCCGGAACCGCTACCGTTACGGCAGTAGAAACCAAGACGGTTACAGAACAACCGCCATTACTTTTTGACCTGACAGGCTTGCAAAAGGAAGCGAACAAAAGGCTATTTCTAACAGCCGAAGAAACGCTGAACATTGCCCAAAGCCTGTACGAAAAGAAATTGATTACCTATCCACGCACCGGGAGCAAATATATCCCCGAAGATATTTGGGCAGAAATCCCCGCTTTGGTAAGGTCGTTGGAAGCAAGGGCATCTTGTAAAGAGGCGGTTGGGAAACTGAAATGGGGTCGTTTCAATAAACGTATCGTTAACGATGTAAAGGTAACAGACCATCACGGTCTGCTCATTACTGAAACCATCCCCTCCGCATTGCCCTCAAATGAAGAAGCTATATACGATATGATTGCCCTGCGCTTGCTGGAAGCCCTCTCACAAGCCTGTACCAAAGAAATAACGGACGTTACCTTACAGGCTTTGCATTATGATTTTGTCCTGAAAGGGACTAAAATTCTCGATGCGGGCTGGCGTGGTATCAAAAAACACTTTAATGAGGATGACAGTGAGCCAGTACAGGAATTGCCGCAATTAAAAACAGGCGATGAATTGAAAATAAAGAGTGCCGGGGTGCTGGAGAAGAAGACCAAGCCGCCCGTACTTTACACGGAAGCGGACTTGTTGTCTGCAATGGAAAATGCCGGAAAGGAAATAGCGAACGAAGATGAGCGTAAAGCCTTGCAAGGTATCGGCATCGGTACACCAGCCACAAGAGCCGCCATTATTGAAACCCTTTTTAAAAGGGATTATATCAAGCGTGAAAAAAAATCCCTCGTTCCCACTGAAAAGGGATTGCAGGTATATGAAGCCGTAAAGGACAAAAGGATTGCCGATGTTGCCATGACTGCCGAATGGGAAGTGGCTTTGCAAAAGATTGAGAACAACGAAGCGGATGCAATGGGCTTTCATCAATCTATGGAAGCCTATACCTCGTCCGTTACGCAGGAACTTTTGAGCATTAGCATTGCTGGCGAAAATCAGCCCGAATTGACCTGCCCCAAATGCAAGGCACAAAAGCTGCTCATTCGGGACAAGATTGTCAAATGTCCCGATGAGGCTTGCAGCTGGCTTCAATTCCGCAATGTGTGCCGGGTACAGTTGAGCCTTGCCGAAATAGAGAACCTCGTAAATAAAGGCAAAACCAGCCTAATCAAAGGCATGAAAAGCAAAGCAGGTAAAAAATTCGATGCCTATATCGTATTGAAAGAAAACTGCGAAAGCTCTTTTGAATTTGACAACAACACCCGCAAAAAGAAATGAACAGCGCAATCATAAGTCAAAAGGATATAGAAAACCTTATCTATACGGTACGGGGCAAACAGGTCATGGTTGACAAAGACCTGGCTGCGCTCTATCAGGTGGAAACCAAAATACTGAACAAAGCCGTAAAAAGGAATATCGAGCGTTTTCCCGAAACATTCTGCTTCCAATTGAATGATGAGGAAAGCGAAACTTTGAGGTTCCAAACTGGAACCTCAAACGCCGGACGTGGTGGACGGCGTTATTTAGCCTACGTGTTTACGGAACAAGGGGTCGCCATGCTGTCCGCAGTATTGCGCAGCGATACAGCCGTAAAGGTGAGCATTGAGATAATGAATGCCTTTGTGGAAATGCGAAAACTGTTACTGGATAATGCAGCATTGTTCTACCGCATGGATAAAATCGAACTCAAACAGATTGAAGCAGACAGCAAGTTTGAGGAAATATTTAAAGCATTGGATAGCGGGAAGCTGCACAGCGAAAAGGGCGTATTTTATGACGGGCAAATATTCGATGCCTATGCCTTTGTTTCGGATATTATACGGAGCGCCAAAAGGTCAATTATCCTAATTGACAACTATGTGGACGATACGGTGCTTACGCTACTCGGAAAGCGTGGGCAAACCGTATCTGCCACTATTTACACCAAAAGCATCAGCAATCAGTTACAACTCGATGTGCAACGCTACAACAGCCAATACCCGGCTATAACCGTTCACGCTTTTACCCATGCCCATGACCGTTTCCTCATTATTGACGGTACGGAACTGTACCACATCGGGGCATCATTAAAGGATTTGGGCAAGAAATGGTTTGCCTTTTCGAGAATGGATATTGAAGTAAGCAAAATGCTTCAAGTGCTTAGTCAGACTTAGGATAATTTAATTAGTGGATTTCCAAAGCTACATTATTGCCTAATCTTTCTGCCCATTGTCGTAAGAACTTGTAAGCCACGTTTTGCACAATGGGTAGCTGGCTAATTACGGCTTCCACATATTGTATATCCACTGTAACACCACCGTGCGCAATTTTATTCCGTATGTCGTTATTGTCATTTACCCATCTATCGTTCCCATTAATATATTCCCAATCGGCGCATTCACCCCAAAGGGTTATAAAGCAATCCCATATTTTATTTATTATCCCTTGTCGTGTTCGTGCGTTATCGTTACAATAACCATCGGATACTACGCTAATGGCATTCCAAAAAGCTAAAAATTTATCAAAAGGGTCTTCAGTATATAAACCCTTTCTATACCAGCTAAATGCTCTTAATAACTTATTCTCATTGAGGTTTAAATCACGGGCAACCCTAAAGCAATAGATAAATTCTTCACGATTTATTACAGCCCGGACATTATTTCCATTTTCAAGTTGTCTATATTGATTTAGACTTACATTAAGCGGAGAGTTGGTTCTAATTGCTAAAATGTCCAGCATTTTACCAATAAAAAGCAAAGCTACTTTGTAGGCTCGGTCTTGGTCTGCCGTAAATACAGTAGTAGAGATTATAAAACCCTGCTTATGTGGTTTAATTGAAATATCGCTGCGAAAAATATTTCCCAAATCAAGTTCTTTTTCGGTACTGAATTGGATTGCTCTTTTAACCGTTACACTACCATATACCAAAAGCTCTACGTCAAATATTCTCATTATTTTTCTTATTTAGATGTTCTTCCTGCAAAATAATTGTGTCCATGAATGGTACTATTTTACTAAAAGGCTTAACAAAAATTGATTTTGTTCCCTCATTCACGGAACATAAAACTCCTAAACATTTTCCGTCCTGATTTAATACTGGAGAACCGCTTAATCCTGCCCAATCCTCATAATCAGAAATCTCCTTATCAGTATTCAACAATAAATAGTCGCCATAGGAATTTATGTATTTTAACTCGTTCTTAAACGTTGTATCTCTGTGGAGAAATAATCCTTTAAAGTGAGGTCTAATCTTGCCAAAAATATAATAGGTATCTATTTCACTTGGCTCAATCATATGTTCTTCGAGAAACTCAAATTTTGGTTGATTTTTTGAAACAAGCGGTTTGCCCTCTTGGTCTGGTATCTCCTCGTCAGTAACAAATGGAGCTACAAACTTCGTACTATCGACCATGCTAATAGCAACATCCAATAACTGCATATTCAGGTCTTCTTTTGAAATATCAAAACTGCTCATATAGTAAAATCCTCCAACTGGCGTGATAACTGTGGAGAAATTATCTCTATTGCTAATATTATTGAATATGCCTACATAATTATCAACTCCTGTTCTCTCGTTTATTCTATGGTCTTCAATATGAATATTGTGGTCGGCGGTCAAAAAAAACAGCTTCTCTTTATAATTTATAAAGAACCCAGCACCAAATGCCAAAGGGTTACTTTGAAATGAGGGTTCTTTAGATATAACTATCTGATAGGTTGTTTTAACCAATATTTCCGTTAGCGGAAATTCTCTTTCTACTAATTCTTTCATTTAGCAAATTTAGAAATATATTCTTTGGGGATTGTTCATAAATCTGCCAAATCCTGCCACCCAAAGCCAACTCCTACCGCTTTGGGTATGGCAGCCTGCAACCATAATATTTTAGCTACTCATTGAAAATTTTAAACAAAATCAATATGAGTACACAGCAAAAAGACCTCTCTTATTTTACGCTAAGGTTACAGGAATTACTAAACACCAGCTTCCCGGAAAAAGCACACGACAAGAAATTTATCGAGCAACGCTCCAAGTGGGCGGCGAACGCCTATGAGGGCGCATTTCGTTCGGGAAACCCCGCCAGCCAGTGCGACCACATCGCAGATTATATACTCTTTGAGGGGCTTCACTATTCCAAATTCGACACCGTTTTTCAAGTGGTCTGCAATGAGTTTAGCAGCATCATGCTGGACGAGGAACTGCGCCCGTTCGCACTAAAGATGCTGCCCATCTGCGAACCCGTATTTGCCAAATACGTGCTTACGGATGACTTCGCCTACACTACTGACCACGACCTGCTCTATACGGAAATTACGGGAACCATAGCCATTCATATCGAGGACTATGGCATTTAATCAACGTGAACACCTGAAA is from Niabella beijingensis and encodes:
- a CDS encoding DUF3945 domain-containing protein, with the protein product MSEQTTETAQQEPQQNTQQNQPQAPEQLSDVLLVMDKEKKTIQAVTGIDENGNLKTTDANKKNQNEFMRVDKSGDIFSNFFSNFWRQLKDPTRFTFFKVPAKDAVETAEKMQQQVNAPTKEGEAVMAKHEVKEPKEQQQENKKDMETAQETQAKPETAQATPQANDYRFKENDIDWKTMEQIGITKERLVKDGTMEMLLKGYKTNKVYPVAINFGTAVIRSEARLGLQAGEDGKPVFVMYGVRHEPNLHTPFFGHEFTKEDRDNLLKTGNMGRVVDLTYPKTGEVVPSIISIDKLTNEVIALRQDWIKVPDEINKVKLTDQQKIDLYEGKQIYLENMVSQKGKTFSSDVQYNADKRYPEYLFDRGENYKQSQNHQQSQGQSQENPRLFRGKEFNDEQYKKLTEGKTIYVADFKDGKGQPYKGYVTLNADTGNYNFSFRNPDKLKDKIVPTETHKTQVAVNSEGKTNEATKNINEPLKPQQNAPINKQQQERQQPPKENKSRGVRR
- a CDS encoding type IA DNA topoisomerase — protein: MKAIIAEKPSVAREIAALLGATDKKDGYIKGNGYQVTWAFGHLVGLAMPEDYGLSGFQREALPILPNPFLLTVRKVRKEKSYVPDSGAVKQLKTIEQVIGRCDSIIVATDAGREGELIFRYIYEYLKCSKPFQRLWISSLTEKAIKQGFDNLKPGSDFDGLYRAGQGRSQADWLVGINASQALSIAGRGVYSLGRVQTPTLALICKRYLENKNFTVKKYWQVQLEHRKEFVDFKSLSKTKWEDKKLADDTLKSIERAGTATVTAVETKTVTEQPPLLFDLTGLQKEANKRLFLTAEETLNIAQSLYEKKLITYPRTGSKYIPEDIWAEIPALVRSLEARASCKEAVGKLKWGRFNKRIVNDVKVTDHHGLLITETIPSALPSNEEAIYDMIALRLLEALSQACTKEITDVTLQALHYDFVLKGTKILDAGWRGIKKHFNEDDSEPVQELPQLKTGDELKIKSAGVLEKKTKPPVLYTEADLLSAMENAGKEIANEDERKALQGIGIGTPATRAAIIETLFKRDYIKREKKSLVPTEKGLQVYEAVKDKRIADVAMTAEWEVALQKIENNEADAMGFHQSMEAYTSSVTQELLSISIAGENQPELTCPKCKAQKLLIRDKIVKCPDEACSWLQFRNVCRVQLSLAEIENLVNKGKTSLIKGMKSKAGKKFDAYIVLKENCESSFEFDNNTRKKK
- a CDS encoding ORF6N domain-containing protein → MNSAIISQKDIENLIYTVRGKQVMVDKDLAALYQVETKILNKAVKRNIERFPETFCFQLNDEESETLRFQTGTSNAGRGGRRYLAYVFTEQGVAMLSAVLRSDTAVKVSIEIMNAFVEMRKLLLDNAALFYRMDKIELKQIEADSKFEEIFKALDSGKLHSEKGVFYDGQIFDAYAFVSDIIRSAKRSIILIDNYVDDTVLTLLGKRGQTVSATIYTKSISNQLQLDVQRYNSQYPAITVHAFTHAHDRFLIIDGTELYHIGASLKDLGKKWFAFSRMDIEVSKMLQVLSQT
- a CDS encoding methylamine utilization protein MauJ, which encodes MRIFDVELLVYGSVTVKRAIQFSTEKELDLGNIFRSDISIKPHKQGFIISTTVFTADQDRAYKVALLFIGKMLDILAIRTNSPLNVSLNQYRQLENGNNVRAVINREEFIYCFRVARDLNLNENKLLRAFSWYRKGLYTEDPFDKFLAFWNAISVVSDGYCNDNARTRQGIINKIWDCFITLWGECADWEYINGNDRWVNDNNDIRNKIAHGGVTVDIQYVEAVISQLPIVQNVAYKFLRQWAERLGNNVALEIH
- a CDS encoding DUF1896 domain-containing protein; this encodes MSTQQKDLSYFTLRLQELLNTSFPEKAHDKKFIEQRSKWAANAYEGAFRSGNPASQCDHIADYILFEGLHYSKFDTVFQVVCNEFSSIMLDEELRPFALKMLPICEPVFAKYVLTDDFAYTTDHDLLYTEITGTIAIHIEDYGI